The Anguilla anguilla isolate fAngAng1 chromosome 19, fAngAng1.pri, whole genome shotgun sequence genome has a segment encoding these proteins:
- the gtf3c6 gene encoding general transcription factor 3C polypeptide 6 — protein sequence MEDEWEEEEQLVVVELSGMINSDFLTKCQGKLKVVGIDTEQPMMQVGNYVFAGEYEDALATCVIFEESSGSNGEAESSPKLKYKCHTVKKLMMQRTFLSERKEGESSSEGIEFLQLNDGEERQRSWICNFDHDPSVTAESGKRGVKEGSESGNRSPVFESGTGNRSPGSDSDAEASDSEQVGRSNEGAEMDLDPGTSVCREPADGLDAGD from the exons ATGGAGGATGAATGGGAAGAAGAG GAGCAGCTCGTTGTGGTCGAGCTGTCAGGAATGATAAATTCAGACTTTCTAACCAAATGTCAGGGGAAATTAAAAGTTGTG GGGATAGACACCGAACAACCTATGATGCAAGTGGGAAATTATGTATTTGCAGGGGAATATGAAG ATGCTCTGGCTACTTGTGTGATATTTGAAGAAAGCAGTGGCAGTA ACGGTGAGGCAGAGTCCAGCCCCAAACTCAAGTACAAGTGCCACACCGTGAAGAAGCTCATGATGCAGCGCACCTTCCTCTctgagaggaaagagggagaatcCAGCTCAG AGGGCATCGAATTTTTACAGCTGAACGACGGAGAGGAGCGCCAACGAAGCTGGATCTGCAACTTTGACCACGACCCGAGCGTGACGGCAGAGTCCGGTAAACGTGGCGTGAAGGAGGGGTCGGAATCTGGCAACCGAAGCCCCGTTTTCGAATCGGGAACTGGCAACCGAAGCCCCGGGTCCGATTCGGACGCAGAGGCCAGCGACTCGGAGCAGGTGGGGCGTAGTAACGAAGGCGCCGAGATGGATTTGGATCCGGGAACCTCGGTTTGCCGAGAGCCTGCGGACGGCTTGGATGCCGGAGACTAA